AACTCTCTCATTTCCATTTCCAACCTCCTTGTTTTCTTCGGTTTTACTGTCCTCCTTATCCATCACTATTTTACTACATTTTTGCTCATTATGCCCAAACACATTGCAATGTTTGCACACAAATGGCTTCCAGGCATACTCAACAGAAACCGTTTTAGTTCTTCTAATGCTATTAAGAGCATCCTTATAAATCACTTTAATATTATCCAACACACCTTTTCCTGCTTCTATTTCAATTAAGACTCTAGCAAACCCTATCCTCCCAGTCCCAGAATGACACACAGAAGcagtcatcatgtccatcattAAAGGTTTTCCAAGTCTGCTAGCTAAGGTACTAATACCTCTCACACTCCAAGCTTCCAAAGGAATATTGCTAAGTTTCACCCAAATAGGCAATCTATTAGGTTCAATTTTCTCAATACTCACCTCAGGATTCCATTCCTGAACTATTAAAGGCTTTCCATTCACCATCCATGGGCTCTGCTCAACAACAAAATTCATTCCCTCCTTATTCTTGAACTTGAAATAACAAATGTCTTTGTTATCCTTCAGAATATCTCCCAAACCAAATTTTCCCCACATTCTTCTCAAGTTATGTCTCATTTCATTCAAAGGCATACTACAACCCAAGAAAAAACCACAAGCAGTTTGTTTCCATTTTTCAAATCCTTCCAAAACCAATTCTTCTTCAAAAATAACCACCTCTTCTCCTTTTCCATTCCTCTCAGTAGGAACATAGAACAAAGTTTTCTCAATCTCACCACTCTTATTCTTAACAATATTTGCAAAAGAAATTTTATCCATACTAGTATTGGGAAATCTATCCATATTAACATCAGTAATAGGGCTACCAGAATGACTTGCAGAAGGAAATGTCTCATTCTCCTTATCAAGCTCAACCATAACCTCTCCCTCTTCCTTGTCAGTATCTAATTCCTTTTTGCCATCATCTTTATTACCACTTCCAACCTCCAATTCAGCCTTTTCCTTCATTATATTGACgtcatcatcatttttattactattatctTCACTATATTGTTTATTATGgctattattcttattattcaGCACATAGTCACCCAAATTAATTGGAGTTCTCGTACTCCTACCAGAAGTTCTTTTTTTAGGCATTTTgcaaaaaaaccccaaaatctAGGGTTTTAGATACTGCAAAAATTCGCAAAATTGAACTGATAGGGTTGTGCGGAATGTGAATTAGATTGAAAAAACATGAAGAACGAAGAAAAATGATGAGGAATTGATGAAGAAATGAAGGATTTTAATGGTGGAAAAACGGTTAGCGTTTGAAGATATTTCGCGCCAAATCGCCAATCAAAGAGAGAGAGTATCCGATTTTGCTCTAAAGTTTGAGTACAATCTATCCattaaattgatataaaaggaCCACACATTGttttaaattatgattttttaagttaattatgTTTACATACGGAATGAGCCATCAAACAATATTACCATGATCATTGATCAAAACTATCCTTCATTACATTGGGTTTTGTGCAACCAAGACTTTACTTGTGTTGGTATAATTATAAACAAGAGCCTGACCATTAGCTGCTTATAGAAAAGAGTGTTAGTGGTCATCGACATGCATCATCTCTTCAGCTAGTGATAGCACACAAGATTAAGTTTCAAGAAACACATAGTAAggctatgttcttgagtttttgtttaaagggaaaggaaaagattaagaaggattttaaaaaaaattgtgttcttgagttttatttaagagaaaaagaaaaaggaaaagaaatgatatGGGAAGAGAATTTAATAGGTTTTGTTAAGGATATTTTTTCCCATTTTTGGGATGATTTAGAAGGAAAGAAAATCACCTCTTTCTCTTTCATTCATCTCTCTTCACTTCTTTCccttttctttataaaaaaactcGAGAACACAGGTTAAGGGTATGTTcttgaattttgttttaaaaggaaaggaaaagattataaaggattttaaaaatatttgggttcttgagttttatttaaggtaagaagagaaaagaagggaaaagatttggaaggagaattctataaaatttgttaaagatattttcctcccacttttgggatgatttggaaggaaggaaACTCCACCTCTTCTCTTCCATTCATCCATCTTCTCTTCTTTCTCCTTCCTTTACATATAAACTCGAGAACACAGACTAAATGTTACTAGCATTGGTTCTCCACACAAAGATTCAAAGCCAACATAAGCCATAACTTTTTCCccttgatatttttatatataattacgaACTACTCCATACAAGACTTACAATATGGCATTACAAACTTAAGGAAATATGGGTAAAACGAACAATCTCAACTTTTAATTCACTAGGGAACTTAATAAATTCGGTTGTCAGCAGTGGCTTATACGCACTTGCAACAAACGGTATAAGCTAGCAAGATACTAACTTTATAAGAATACCAAAACTAAGCATACCTAAACGATACAAGTTAGCAAACATATGTAACCTACAACAACAAAACtgaccttttttttgttttctttctcgATACTGTGGTGTACGAATTAGTTGACTAAGTCACTAAACCATCATTTACATAGCCATGAATCAATAGTCGGCTTGAAGAAGCTTCTGATAAGTTGTTCCATAAAGAGTACTATTAACATCGTTCCAATTCTTTATATGTTCTGATAATGATCCTTTGTGTATCTTCACTTGTCGGCTGGTCAACTTCATATGTGGGAGCTTCAGAAAATCTTGAACTTCTATGAGTTTCTGCAACCACCATTGAAAGAAAGAATGACCAGCAGTTATATAGACTTTATGCTAAAGTAATTGTACTTAGTTACTTACAGAAGAATTTTTGATGAGATCCTCATAGTAAAGAATCATATGCCTGGTACTGTTGAAGTACTCAAGTGCTTTCATGGCCGTAGTTTCCATATCTCTCAAATCCAATGTGAGTGATGTTATGTTGATTGTAGGTCTGTATGTAGAAAGTTTTGAAGCCTGTAAGCatcaaaaatgaaatttaatgcGGTATCTCCTGTGCTATTTTCACTTAGTTGGGTATGTACTGTATTCTTTTTTCCGTAGATTTTCAAAGCGTACAAAGAACATACAAGCTATAGTTGTTAAACGTAGTGTTGTCTCGGGCTTAAACGAGTCTATTATATTGACTTTGGTCAGAATGAACTTGTTTAAGTAACCCTACGTATAACTTGTCGCAATGAGTTTATTTTAGGCTTTTAGCAACTTTAACCTGCGGCTCTCTTCAATGTGTTTGTTTCAATGGCTGTAGTTATATATGAGAGATTTTTGTACTTCCCATTTCAGGGAAAAACAAGTGAGGAAAAGGCGGACCTCTTCGCGTGAGTGTACATGAGACACATGAACTCCATTTAAAACTTTTGCATCTTTATCATACGAATTGGCAAGCATGGAAACCAATCTACGAAGCACGTTTCTTCTCAATAGAAATATTACAGACACACCATTATCATTGAAGTAGTCCACGATTTCTTTAGGGTGTTCCATCAAACCCTGCATTTATATGaaccataaataaataataggtttctctgaaaatcaataataacaacaaatttGAACACTGCTTTAAAAGATCAAAGTTAGATTAACTGTATAAATGTAAACGTGTTCACAAATAGATCATCATAGTATATCATACTATCCTTTTAAAACCACCACCTTgcaaattgtttttttctttcgttGTAAGATCCATGATTAGtatgaaagtaaaaaaagaagcaaGGGTCCTGGAAATGGGGAGGCAATTTGTACACCACCAAAATTACTTTGCAGACCTTGGGGAGGGTACGGTATCAACAGTAGATGAAGCAACCACATCACAACATATGTGGGTGGTCTGTGAAGCAATTTTGTGGTGCACACATCATCTCTATTCTAAAATCCATTAGTCCTTTCCATGGCTTAAACAATAACCTTCTAGCAACTTGAAATAACATTACCCAGTTGCTACAATACTCCGGGAATAAGTTAAGAATCTATACCTACCAACAGAGATTTCACAAATAAGTACAAAAGATTAGTTTATCTAACTTAACAGTTAAAAACATAGAGTTATACCTGATTAAGCATCCATTTGAAGCCAATTGCAGCAGAACATTCATTCTTGGAAGAACTAGTAAACCAATCCAAATTATACACGCGATCAAGCGTTTTAATAATCGCCGAAATGTTATTCCTCCTAATTTTCGAACCAAAAATTTCACCATTAGAGCTAACATTTATATGACTGTTCAACAGTGTCTCGAACCATCCACTTCCTGATCTTTGCATAGACAAAATCGCAAACAAACGCACAGGATTCCCTGCACATTCCAACCTGAAAATACaaactaaaacaatatataaagatACACTAGAAATCACCAAAAGGAGACAAAGTTTAAAACTTTCAACATTTTACCTATTAAAAGTTTTGGGATTTGGGTAATGCAAAAAAGGGATCTGTGATCGATCAACGAGGGAGTGGTAACAGGGCCTTTGGATTTCTTGAATGTCTAAAAACGTGTTGTTGGTTTGAATGTTTATTTGCTTAGAACATATTGAACATATGTAAATACCAAACACCATTGAAAAGACTAATACTATTAGTCTCAATACCACTAAAGACTTCTTCGGAGGTTTGATTATGAGTACATCCTGTAAACCATGAGAATTGATTGTAAAATTGGGAGCTATGAAATTAAACTTCAGTAAATACATCAAGGGCGAATTCGATAAAATCATAGAATATTACATGCACTATCTATTTTGTCTTTCGTATTAgtgaatatacattaaaaaagcCCCAATTTCACAAACCAAAGGAGAAAACTTGAATAATATTCACCATCCATTTATCACTTACATAAGTATGCTAATGTGGCTGCCACTTAAGAGCTGGAAGATGGTAAGTGGATGATGAAAATGCCCAAAACCCAATTCAAGAAATTCaacacatataaataatattcaaGCAACATTTATTAGATAATCAAAGAGATATACATCAACCGGAaagaacaaatttttttttttttgtaactttatcagattaattaaataaacagTAACATTCACTCATAACCCATTTCCATGTAGCAAAGGCCGATAAAACccgtctacatctcaacctccccataTCCCGTCGAGctattgagacccaaaacccgtggaacaGAGCAGTGGGTGATACATCTACATTTTATCTATTTAATCTTAACCCATTTCATGTTACTGTAAAcctttaattgtatatatatatagtgagagAGAATAATTTATAAGGGTTTcaattttgaataaaaagatGTTCACAAATTATACTTCTAATCAGAAAAATAAACCATCTATCGCAAATCCAATCAATGCATGCAATTATAACAAGAAAAACGTTATGAACTTAAATTAAACTAGTAACAAAccatatttattataaaaaaaaaaggataccTTATTGAAGAACACAATATTTTCTGCCATTAAAACAAGATATATGTTATGAATAAGCAGAGTTCATAAAATCTTGTATTATCGGTGACACTGAATCGAGATTTCCGGGTGGATACATAACTAgtgagctactttcaaaaaaaaaaaaagaaggaacaTAACTAGTGAGCTGGGATCTTGggaagatatagatataaattttttaacaaacaGTTGGTGTGTGAAACACATTTTTCTAAACTAAATATTGTGTGTACAATATGTTTTTCGTACATATGGCAAACCATGATGAATTGATGAGTTGGCATAAAACGAAGATATTAGACTTTTTTAAGTTATTTGGGAGAATTTTCATGAGACGACCGAAAAGGAAACCGGTATCTCCAATCCTAAAAATGTCTACACATAatattagactttttttttttttttttttttttttagatattagGTATCTTTGAGCTACcactaatgttttaaaaaccggtattttagttataccggcgtgaaaaaattttccggtattatcgTTAATACCGGAATTGCCGGCCGGTAggaatatttttaatttattatattttttttgtcaaaatcctacaaaacttgttacaatttaacaaaaaaaagtcaaaatgcaattataatttactcaaaaaattaccaaatatgtatttataataaaatatagtttttaaagttcacaaataacaaaaaataacattaaaatattataaaaataatttttttaaaaaatcaaaatttatattttgaaaataccggaaataccagccggtattgaatagtgaaaataccgaaaAAATATCAGACTTAAAATACCGGTGTGGTCTCCGATACCagtaataccggtaataccggccggtatttaccggtatttaaaacattggctaccacatcatatccttacaaatccttatacatccttataaatctttcaaatcttataattttatctccaaccatacaaacattcttacatattcttacatatccttttacctccactaaaaacaaaaatatattatgtaaggacaagtaagggtatccttcaaaaaatccggcaagggcacctaagggcaccCAATGACACCCATTTGGAGATAGCCTTAATGATACTGTTGTTGAGTGTGTTTGTTGTTTGATGGGGTACTTTTACAGCGAAGTGGTGTCATCCAACCGCATGAGGCATGAAAATCCTATCTAAGACAAGACTTACTAAGAGGGCGTTTAGAAaacatcttttgttttatatttttattttttaagaaaaacaagGAAAACATAAAACGTgttcaaattgtatttttctataacaattttccaaaaaaaaaaatccttgtTTCCATTATTTGAACTAAAATTAggaaactacttttttttttttgtgtttttattttccAAGCTAATAAGATGGagaattagaaaacaaaaacaagtaaattttgaacatgttttttattttttaaaatggaaaataaaaattgcatattttataatgaacgcatttttaaaattttcaaataactGAAAAacccttttcatttttcttgaaaatgaaaaacaagaaaacattttcttgaactaaacgtATCCTAAAGTTTGATAAATCTTTTCAAAAGTTTAGCCTAAAATTTTTTATGAGGATATGTGAAACAATTAAAggataaaattaagaaaagatATGATGAAATTCATATGTTTTAAAAGGATATTTAAGATAATACTCGTACTTAGGAGAATATGTCTTCCCATATAATGTATAGTGAGTATACAAAATACGTTAAATGCGAATTGAATATCTTATTAGTTTTCATTATCTAAAAAATCACAACTTGATAACCAAGTTGTTTTTTAACTCGAGAAAATTCTCATCTCATCCGATCATATATGGGCACAAAATTCACCTCATTCTCTCATCacgtattttttttatcttaccaaataaacacaaaatactATTAATAACACTCACAAAATGCtagaaaaaataatacaaacGGCAACACCAAATACATTTTACAAAACACAGTTAAAGTTACACCAACCCGTTCACTCCTTAATTACCACCAACCCATCACTTGGTTCATATAGTATCTTGCTTGTTTATATAAGGCAACTTGActttatgttgtaatttatttatttattttacttctaAGTCATTTTCTATTTGTGTTATGGATCATTTTGTGAAGAAATGATCCTTATGAGGTTATGCTTATCAATACCTAATGTTAATTATCCATTTTGTTGATTGGTTTTTATAACCTAAACTTGTTTATGATCttttattttagggttttgttagtgacagcccttaaGGTTGTCAGTAAcaactaattgggtgcattaaaatttgtaccttgctgttagaaaaatcaggggacagtttttaatatataatgtacaagtttttaagcatgtaatatgttgttagtgacagcccttagggttgtcattatcaatttcctttattttaacatcttaataaatattatgttttgtGTTTTGCATAAGggagtgatattcgtaccacagaatttgataaatttaccactTTTGTGCATTACATTGTTGTACAATGTGTTATGAAACATGTACAGTGTGGTAAGTATATCAAATATTATGGTACAATTATCACTTCCCTTTGCATAAGTGAAActattttcaactttttttttttttttttcccaaccaAATTAATGTAACAGCCAAACAATTTTATCGTTTAACTAAAAACTTTTCAACTTCCCAGGTGAACAACTTTGAAGATTATAAATTACATGTATTGCGACAACAATTGGATGTAAACATCGCATGATAGAGATTAAGTGTGAGATGCGAGCTTATAAAACAGGTCCATGACACATTGGTCCAAATgtgaactagattaatacccggtcagTGCCCgggtaaaaatataaattgatatatgcaTCATACATTGCAAAAAAATATACGtcaaattattagaaaatgtattgtgaaaaagagaaaaaaaacatataatttaatagTAAAGATGAATGTTTAGTTTTGTTCATTGATATATTTATGAGTCTTAtgatattagtattttttttttcatatttattgatatataaagtttaaTACGATAAATTGAATATAAAGTTCAGATAAAATTTTACACACGTGTAATATTGGGTATATCATGTTAAGGTTGTCAATAGTTGATCTAACCTGATACccaatttgaagaaaaacaatTTTAGGTCAGGTATCTCAACCTGCCAACCcaacaacttgatttttttcagGTTAGTTTGGGTTGGCTCCTTGGGTTTTCATATCCACCTAGTGGTGTACAAAAACAGTTTTTACTCAACCCAACCCGGTTTTTTGGTCAACGGGACCAAAAACGGGTTTGACCCAACTCGACCCGgtttgaaaccggtttttgGTCAAAATTTGACTGGGTACTGATCCGTTTGACACAAAACCACACATTTGACATTTCAACCCGTCAACCAATTTGTCTAAAAAACAACTCATTTGACTTTATTGATCCAATAACAACCCATTTAACCTAATAACCCACAAACCTACAGATTGACGCGAGTTGGGTCTTAGTTGTAATCTATGATATGAAACTTTAGTGGGTCTGATTAAGGTTAAAGAATTTTAACTTGTCAACCCAATTGGCGTGGTCCTAATTGACAAACGTATATCATAAATAAAGCTTTCTATGAATTTTTAtgtatgttaaaaaaaactcttattggttaaaaaatttaattataaatttgagtAAAATTATAcactataaataattataacttttgtattttttttaaggattttttt
The Erigeron canadensis isolate Cc75 chromosome 2, C_canadensis_v1, whole genome shotgun sequence DNA segment above includes these coding regions:
- the LOC122588788 gene encoding nodulation protein H isoform X1; the encoded protein is MILSNSPLMYLLKFNFIAPNFTINSHGLQDVLIIKPPKKSLVVLRLIVLVFSMVFGIYICSICSKQINIQTNNTFLDIQEIQRPCYHSLVDRSQIPFLHYPNPKTFNRLECAGNPVRLFAILSMQRSGSGWFETLLNSHINVSSNGEIFGSKIRRNNISAIIKTLDRVYNLDWFTSSSKNECSAAIGFKWMLNQGLMEHPKEIVDYFNDNGVSVIFLLRRNVLRRLVSMLANSYDKDAKVLNGVHVSHVHSREEASKLSTYRPTINITSLTLDLRDMETTAMKALEYFNSTRHMILYYEDLIKNSSKLIEVQDFLKLPHMKLTSRQVKIHKGSLSEHIKNWNDVNSTLYGTTYQKLLQADY
- the LOC122588788 gene encoding nodulation protein H isoform X2, coding for MAENIVFFNKDVLIIKPPKKSLVVLRLIVLVFSMVFGIYICSICSKQINIQTNNTFLDIQEIQRPCYHSLVDRSQIPFLHYPNPKTFNRLECAGNPVRLFAILSMQRSGSGWFETLLNSHINVSSNGEIFGSKIRRNNISAIIKTLDRVYNLDWFTSSSKNECSAAIGFKWMLNQGLMEHPKEIVDYFNDNGVSVIFLLRRNVLRRLVSMLANSYDKDAKVLNGVHVSHVHSREEASKLSTYRPTINITSLTLDLRDMETTAMKALEYFNSTRHMILYYEDLIKNSSKLIEVQDFLKLPHMKLTSRQVKIHKGSLSEHIKNWNDVNSTLYGTTYQKLLQADY
- the LOC122588788 gene encoding uncharacterized protein LOC122588788 isoform X3, producing the protein MILSNSPLMYLLKFNFIAPNFTINSHGLQDVLIIKPPKKSLVVLRLIVLVFSMVFGIYICSICSKQINIQTNNTFLDIQEIQRPCYHSLVDRSQIPFLHYPNPKTFNRLECAGNPVRLFAILSMQRSGSGWFETLLNSHINVSSNGEIFGSKIRRNNISAIIKTLDRVYNLDWFTSSSKNECSAAIGFKWMLNQGLMEHPKEIVDYFNDNGVSVIFLLRRNVLRRLVSMLANSYDKDAKVLNGVHVSHVHSREETYNQHNITHIGFERYGNYGHEST